A region of Shewanella psychromarinicola DNA encodes the following proteins:
- a CDS encoding 2-hydroxyacid dehydrogenase codes for MRIGFFSAKPYDIRHFNSINDTFNLDIEYFDYRLCMQNVKLAEGYEVVCAFVNDSLCEEVLVELAKGGTKIIAMRCAGFNNVDLVAAERLGMKVVNVPAYSPESVAEHSVALMLTLNRKIHKAYQRTRDANFALSGLVGFNMFGKTVGVIGTGKIGLATIKILLGFGCKVIAHDPYPNQVIVDLGVEYVDLDTLYPQCDIISLHCPLTKDNHHLLNKVSFSQMKPGVMVINTSRGGLLDALDAMEALKDGQIGSLGLDVYENEKGLFFEDKSNEIIQDDIFRRLSACHNVIFTGHQAFLTEEALNAIASTTLTNVTQLTAGQVCNNELF; via the coding sequence ATGAGAATTGGATTTTTTAGCGCAAAGCCTTATGACATTCGTCACTTTAATAGTATTAACGACACCTTTAATCTTGATATTGAATACTTTGATTATCGACTTTGCATGCAAAACGTAAAATTAGCCGAAGGCTATGAAGTCGTGTGCGCATTCGTCAACGACTCCTTATGCGAAGAGGTATTAGTTGAGCTTGCAAAAGGGGGTACAAAAATAATCGCCATGCGTTGTGCGGGGTTTAATAATGTCGACTTAGTGGCAGCAGAGCGCTTAGGGATGAAAGTGGTCAATGTGCCTGCTTATTCACCTGAATCAGTCGCTGAGCATTCAGTGGCCCTGATGTTGACATTAAACCGTAAAATTCATAAAGCTTATCAACGTACTCGTGACGCTAACTTTGCCTTATCGGGTTTAGTTGGTTTTAATATGTTTGGCAAAACAGTTGGAGTCATAGGCACGGGCAAAATTGGCTTAGCCACCATTAAAATATTATTAGGCTTTGGCTGTAAAGTGATTGCCCATGATCCATACCCTAATCAAGTCATAGTCGACCTTGGTGTTGAATATGTTGATTTAGATACGCTGTACCCACAATGCGACATTATCAGTTTGCATTGCCCGTTAACCAAAGATAACCATCATTTACTTAACAAAGTCAGTTTTAGTCAAATGAAGCCAGGCGTGATGGTGATTAATACCAGTCGAGGCGGCTTATTGGATGCACTTGACGCGATGGAAGCGTTAAAGGATGGCCAGATTGGTTCATTAGGGCTTGATGTATATGAAAATGAAAAAGGCCTGTTTTTCGAAGATAAATCAAATGAAATCATTCAAGATGATATCTTCCGTCGCTTATCTGCTTGTCATAATGTGATCTTTACTGGCCACCAAGCCTTTTTAACGGAAGAAGCTCTCAACGCGATTGCTTCAACAACATTAACCAATGTGACTCAGTTGACGGCTGGGCAAGTTTGTAATAACGAGCTGTTTTAA
- the tnpC gene encoding IS66 family transposase: MTTEQPDNIEQLKKMLAMLQHENQVLNAKNKDLENRLNIALEQLQLNRNKQFGQRSEKMPKGTFNEAEQDQSTNKNENKQQGKTGRKRLPEHLEREERSYTLDSPMCDCCGHVMRECGVQESEQVNIIPEKISVIKHRQTKYACRECETTSTSTSVITAPKPAQPIPQSIASPEALAAVVTAKYCDALPLYRLTDIFARGGLNISRATLANWCIASAELVRPLIAAMKANLLAQSTLCADETTVQVLDEPDRKAATKSYMWVYRSNEFSDNPVVIYDYQPSRARSCPEAFLADYAGYLQCDGYSVYDNIEGIMPVGCWAHARRKFHDALAVQPKKTGKATVGINYIQKLYAIEKRAKTLPPDKRKSLRQEKAEPILTSLHEWLEKSEKTVLPKSKIGVAIKYTLNQWEKLRRYLESGELGIDNNVTERDIRPFTTGRKNWMFCQSVNGAKASAALYSLVMTCRANDINPYFYFQKLFTELPQRDKFADLSDLLPWHADLKA; this comes from the coding sequence ATGACAACTGAACAGCCTGATAATATTGAACAACTAAAAAAAATGCTGGCAATGTTGCAGCATGAAAATCAGGTGCTCAATGCTAAAAATAAAGACTTGGAAAACCGCCTTAATATCGCTTTGGAACAATTGCAACTCAACCGCAATAAGCAGTTTGGTCAACGCAGTGAGAAAATGCCGAAAGGCACATTCAATGAAGCTGAGCAGGATCAATCCACAAATAAAAATGAAAATAAACAACAAGGTAAAACGGGTCGAAAACGATTACCTGAGCACCTTGAACGTGAAGAAAGATCTTATACTCTTGACAGCCCTATGTGCGATTGCTGTGGTCATGTGATGCGTGAATGCGGTGTGCAAGAAAGCGAACAAGTCAACATTATTCCAGAGAAGATCAGCGTCATTAAGCACAGGCAAACCAAGTATGCTTGCCGTGAATGTGAAACAACATCAACCAGTACCTCTGTCATTACCGCGCCTAAGCCTGCACAGCCGATCCCCCAGAGTATCGCCAGCCCTGAAGCGCTTGCGGCTGTGGTGACCGCCAAATACTGTGATGCCCTACCGCTTTATCGGTTAACCGACATATTTGCCCGTGGCGGTTTAAATATTAGCCGCGCTACACTGGCCAATTGGTGCATAGCCAGTGCCGAATTAGTTAGGCCGTTAATTGCTGCGATGAAAGCTAATCTACTCGCTCAATCAACGCTGTGCGCAGATGAAACAACGGTGCAAGTATTGGATGAACCAGATAGAAAAGCAGCAACTAAATCCTATATGTGGGTCTATCGCAGCAATGAATTTAGCGATAACCCTGTTGTTATTTATGATTATCAACCGAGTCGTGCACGCAGTTGCCCAGAAGCATTTCTAGCAGATTATGCCGGATATTTACAATGTGATGGTTACAGTGTTTACGACAATATAGAAGGAATAATGCCAGTCGGGTGCTGGGCACACGCCAGACGCAAATTCCACGATGCCTTAGCGGTGCAACCGAAGAAAACCGGCAAAGCAACAGTCGGTATCAATTATATTCAAAAACTGTATGCAATAGAAAAGCGGGCAAAAACATTACCGCCCGATAAGCGAAAATCACTCCGGCAGGAAAAGGCTGAGCCAATCTTAACATCGTTGCATGAATGGTTAGAAAAAAGCGAGAAAACAGTCCTGCCCAAAAGTAAAATTGGGGTAGCAATCAAGTACACATTGAATCAGTGGGAAAAACTGAGGCGTTACCTTGAATCAGGTGAATTAGGCATTGATAATAATGTCACTGAACGCGATATCAGGCCGTTTACGACGGGGCGGAAAAACTGGATGTTCTGCCAATCGGTAAATGGTGCAAAAGCCAGTGCTGCACTTTATAGCTTGGTGATGACTTGCCGTGCCAACGATATTAACCCGTACTTTTACTTCCAAAAACTTTTCACGGAACTGCCACAACGGGATAAATTTGCTGATTTAAGTGATTTATTACCTTGGCATGCCGATCTAAAAGCTTGA
- a CDS encoding dienelactone hydrolase family protein — protein MITTTEIHDIKTATGLMRTTLYRPDTKGQFATIIFYSEIFQQTAPIARSATIMAGHGFVVLVPEVFHELNPIGTVLAYDEAGKDKGNQDKWAKPLEQHDSDTQALVDFARAQSFCSDKVGAMGVCLGGHLAYRTALNPDISGAFCLYPTDIHSNTLPCAVGNDSLTRTDDIKGELVMVFGKQDPHVSKEGRKLIYQKLEQVNANFTWLEVNAQHAFMRDEGERFDAALALQMYLQAVAFFHRVLN, from the coding sequence ATGATTACAACCACTGAAATTCACGATATTAAAACCGCCACAGGCCTAATGCGCACTACGCTTTATCGCCCGGATACTAAAGGCCAATTCGCGACAATTATTTTCTACTCAGAAATATTCCAGCAAACTGCGCCGATAGCCCGTTCTGCCACAATTATGGCTGGGCATGGTTTTGTGGTGCTGGTACCAGAAGTCTTTCATGAGCTCAATCCTATTGGGACGGTACTGGCTTATGATGAAGCCGGAAAAGATAAGGGTAATCAAGATAAGTGGGCTAAACCCTTAGAGCAACATGACAGCGACACCCAAGCACTAGTCGATTTTGCCCGAGCTCAGTCATTTTGCAGTGACAAAGTGGGCGCGATGGGGGTCTGTCTTGGCGGCCATTTGGCTTATCGTACGGCATTAAATCCAGACATCAGTGGCGCTTTTTGTTTGTACCCAACCGATATCCACTCAAACACCTTACCTTGTGCAGTCGGTAATGATTCACTCACCCGTACCGATGACATCAAAGGCGAATTAGTGATGGTCTTTGGTAAACAAGATCCCCATGTCAGTAAAGAAGGCCGTAAGCTTATTTACCAAAAACTTGAACAGGTGAATGCAAACTTTACTTGGCTTGAAGTCAATGCCCAGCATGCTTTTATGCGCGATGAAGGTGAACGTTTTGATGCCGCTTTAGCCTTGCAAATGTACTTACAAGCCGTGGCGTTTTTTCATCGAGTATTAAACTAG